GTTGCTCGTGGGGTTCCAGTGCCCCCCCGCCGACTGGAAGGGCGGCTGGCACTGCCCGGCCTGGTGGAGGTGGATCGCGTGCTCGCCCGGCGGGAGCCCGTGCAGCGTCCCCGCCACCCGGATCGCCTGCCCGGTCCCGGAGAGGGTGAGGGTGCCGAGCTCACGGCCGGAGCGGTCGCGCACGGCCGCGGTGGCGGTGCCGCCCTGTGTGCCCGCCGCCGTCCCGGCCGCCGCGGTGTCGGTCGTGACGGTCACCCCGGCGTCCGCCGGGAGTGCGGCCACGGTTTCCGACTCCGGCTCGCCCTCCGCGTCCGCCCCGCCGCCGCAGGCGCCCAGGGCGAGCGCCAGCAGCCCGGGAACGGCCCAGCGTCCACGCATCGTCATCGTCCATCTCCTCCGCTTCGGGTACGTACTGCCGTGAACCAACCCGCGGAGTGGACGCAAGCCGCGCACCGGGGCTATCCCTCCGCCGCCCGCGCCACCAGCCGCTCCGCCAGGTGCGGCGCGGTCCCGAAGTGCACGTGCAGGTACGAGGCGAGCACGTTGCCGCGCGGCCCGGCCACCACTCCCTCCGTCTCTCCGCCCTCGGCGCGGTAGGCCGCCGCGGCGTCGTGCGGCTCCCGCACCGAGTAGTGGAACTCGTGCCCGCGCACCGTCTCCCCGGCGCGGGCGATGGGGGAGTCGCGCAGCGCGGTCATCTCCCGGTACCCGATGACGACGCGCTCCCGCAGCACGGAGTCACCGGGGACGACGCCGGCCATGGGG
The DNA window shown above is from Longimicrobiaceae bacterium and carries:
- a CDS encoding superoxide dismutase family protein, translated to MTMRGRWAVPGLLALALGACGGGADAEGEPESETVAALPADAGVTVTTDTAAAGTAAGTQGGTATAAVRDRSGRELGTLTLSGTGQAIRVAGTLHGLPPGEHAIHLHQAGQCQPPFQSAGGHWNPTSNQHGTQNPQGPHMGDMPNVTVGQDSTVNVQVTTPGGTLRGEDGLLDADGAAVVVHAGADDYRSDPAGGAGERIACGVVQGA